The following coding sequences lie in one Niabella agricola genomic window:
- a CDS encoding amino acid permease encodes MGGSIFRKKKIENIIAEPEEQLHGLNKILTVKDLTFLGIAAVVGAGIFSTIGSAAYHGGPGVSLLFIITAVTCGFSALCYAEFASRVPVSGSAYTYSYVSFGEIVAWVIGWALILEYAIGNIVVAISWSGYFNNLLVHVFHIHLPDWLLVDPETAINAYQGAVKALAGNTAGLAPEELKNYRFAVDAYNNAPRIGSMPVFLNLPAFIITALITWLAYIGIKESKQSANFMVMFKIAVIIFIIVVGAFFVDTNNWTPFLPNRFEGVLKGVSAVFYAYIGFDAISTTAEECRNPQRDLPRSMIYSLLICTVLYIAVALVLTGIENYASFKNVSDPLAFVFEKRAPWVEKIVSVSAVVATTSVLLVFQIGQPRIWMSMSRDGLLPRVFQKIHPRYKTPSFSTLLTGAIVGFGALFLESSLMTDLTSIGTLFAFILVCGGLLILPPVGKEAGKFRIPYLNGRYIIPILLIIFIYLFRERTVQSFRNIGNEGYQEILFLLFLVMATVIAVKTVIRKYSFVPVMGVLSCLYLLTEIPAISWLWFFVWMAIGLTIYFLYGYRNSKLAKKAG; translated from the coding sequence ATGGGGGGCTCGATCTTTCGAAAGAAAAAGATAGAAAACATTATTGCCGAGCCGGAAGAACAGCTGCACGGCCTTAATAAAATACTAACTGTAAAAGATCTAACGTTTCTGGGAATCGCGGCAGTAGTGGGAGCCGGCATTTTTTCAACCATCGGAAGCGCCGCTTATCATGGGGGGCCGGGTGTTTCGTTGTTATTTATTATTACAGCCGTTACCTGTGGTTTTTCGGCCTTATGTTATGCGGAGTTTGCCAGCCGGGTTCCGGTATCAGGCAGTGCATACACATACTCTTATGTTAGTTTTGGTGAAATTGTGGCCTGGGTAATAGGATGGGCGCTTATCCTGGAATACGCGATCGGTAATATTGTGGTGGCCATTTCCTGGAGCGGTTATTTTAATAATTTGCTGGTGCATGTATTTCATATCCACCTGCCGGATTGGTTGCTGGTGGATCCGGAAACGGCAATCAATGCCTACCAGGGAGCAGTAAAAGCGCTTGCAGGAAACACAGCCGGACTTGCACCGGAGGAGCTGAAAAATTACCGGTTTGCTGTTGATGCATATAACAACGCGCCAAGGATTGGATCCATGCCCGTATTCCTGAATCTTCCTGCCTTTATCATTACGGCACTCATTACCTGGCTCGCGTATATTGGAATCAAAGAAAGTAAGCAATCGGCCAATTTTATGGTCATGTTCAAGATTGCGGTAATCATCTTTATTATTGTTGTTGGTGCTTTTTTCGTAGATACCAATAACTGGACGCCCTTTTTACCCAATCGTTTTGAGGGTGTTTTGAAAGGTGTTTCAGCAGTCTTTTATGCGTATATAGGGTTTGATGCCATTTCTACAACGGCGGAAGAATGCCGGAATCCGCAGCGTGACCTGCCACGAAGTATGATCTATTCATTGCTGATCTGCACAGTACTGTATATTGCGGTTGCACTTGTACTCACAGGAATCGAAAACTATGCATCGTTTAAAAATGTTTCGGATCCACTGGCCTTTGTCTTTGAAAAAAGAGCGCCCTGGGTGGAGAAAATTGTTTCTGTTAGTGCAGTGGTGGCAACAACATCAGTGTTGCTGGTGTTTCAGATCGGTCAGCCAAGGATCTGGATGAGCATGAGCCGGGACGGGTTGCTACCCCGGGTCTTTCAAAAGATTCATCCCCGTTATAAAACGCCATCTTTCTCTACCTTGTTAACAGGGGCCATTGTAGGATTTGGTGCGTTGTTTCTGGAAAGCAGTCTGATGACTGACTTAACAAGCATCGGAACCTTATTTGCATTCATCCTGGTTTGCGGCGGACTACTCATCCTGCCGCCGGTAGGCAAAGAAGCCGGTAAATTTAGAATCCCTTATCTCAATGGCCGTTATATCATTCCGATATTGCTGATCATATTTATTTACCTGTTCCGGGAGCGAACCGTTCAGTCGTTTCGCAATATTGGTAATGAGGGTTATCAGGAAATCCTCTTTCTGTTGTTCCTCGTTATGGCCACGGTTATTGCCGTTAAAACGGTCATCCGGAAATACTCATTTGTTCCGGTAATGGGTGTTTTATCCTGTCTTTATCTGCTGACCGAAATTCCGGCCATCAGCTGGCTGTGGTTCTTTGTATGGATGGCGATCGGATTGACGATCTATTTTTTATACGGGTACCGGAACAGTAAGCTGGCAAAAAAAGCAGGCTGA
- a CDS encoding polyprenyl synthetase family protein: MHTFEELSALFSETFEKTHFPQEPHTLYEPNNYFLSLGGKRLRPVLCLMANELFGDIHPDAWNVATAIELFHNFTLIHDDIMDKAPLRRGQQTVHTKYSESTAILAGDVMMIRAYEYISRVDVVLVQRILELFNHTAVAVCEGQQLDMDFEQRGDVTMEEYLEMITQKTSVLLAASLQMGGILGGGSYGNLDLLYQAGKKIGLAFQVQDDYLDAFGNPEKFGKQAGGDILANKKTFLLIKALAEAKGAQKQELDALLAGNDPDKVTRVLKIYRDCNIDGWAIELKHRFLNEALQHFDDMAVVSKRKMPLKELAQQLVKREN; this comes from the coding sequence ATGCATACATTCGAAGAATTATCCGCCTTATTTTCCGAAACATTTGAAAAAACACATTTTCCGCAGGAGCCGCATACCCTCTATGAGCCCAATAACTATTTTTTATCACTTGGAGGAAAACGGTTACGTCCGGTGCTCTGCCTGATGGCAAACGAGTTATTCGGAGATATACATCCCGATGCCTGGAATGTAGCCACAGCCATTGAATTATTTCACAATTTTACATTGATCCATGATGATATTATGGATAAAGCGCCGCTGCGCCGGGGGCAGCAAACGGTACATACCAAGTATAGCGAAAGTACGGCCATCCTTGCCGGCGACGTAATGATGATCCGGGCTTATGAATATATTTCCCGTGTTGATGTTGTGCTGGTACAGCGGATATTGGAACTGTTTAATCATACGGCGGTTGCAGTTTGCGAAGGACAGCAGCTGGATATGGATTTTGAGCAGCGCGGGGATGTAACGATGGAGGAGTACCTGGAAATGATCACTCAAAAAACGTCTGTGTTGCTTGCGGCCAGTTTACAGATGGGCGGCATCCTGGGTGGAGGGAGCTATGGCAACCTCGATCTTTTATACCAGGCGGGAAAAAAGATCGGGCTGGCTTTCCAGGTTCAGGACGATTACCTGGATGCCTTTGGTAATCCCGAAAAGTTTGGTAAACAGGCAGGGGGCGATATCCTCGCCAATAAAAAAACCTTCCTGCTGATAAAGGCCCTTGCCGAAGCTAAGGGCGCGCAAAAACAAGAACTGGATGCGCTCCTGGCTGGAAATGACCCGGATAAGGTAACCCGGGTGTTAAAAATTTACAGGGACTGTAATATTGATGGTTGGGCTATTGAGCTCAAACACCGGTTTTTAAATGAGGCGCTGCAACATTTTGATGATATGGCGGTGGTTTCTAAAAGAAAAATGCCGCTGAAAGAGTTGGCCCAGCAACTGGTAAAAAGAGAAAATTAG